One Ictalurus furcatus strain D&B chromosome 25, Billie_1.0, whole genome shotgun sequence DNA window includes the following coding sequences:
- the slc25a24 gene encoding calcium-binding mitochondrial carrier protein SCaMC-1: MYHAVRKVFFTEARCLNDGTSKSFEALFEKLDVNKDGKVDIAELRAGLASMGFSLGSDAAQKIVSSGDSDKDEQLDFLEFSNYLKEHEKKLNLTFKSLDKNNDGRIDCSEIQQAFKELGMNISKEKAEKVLQSIDVDGTMTVEWNEWREHFLFNPATDLEEIIRYWKHSTVLDIGDSLTIPDEFTEEEKTSGLWWKQLSAGAVAGAVSRTGTAPLDRMKVFMQVHASKSNQISLISGFKQMIKEGGIASLWRGNGVNVLKIAPETAIKFMAYEQYKKLLTSEGGKVQTHERFMAGSLAGATAQTAIYPMEVMKTRLTLRKTGQYSGMFDCAKKILRKEGLKAFYKGYIPNILGIIPYAGIDLAVYETLKNTWLSRYATESANPGILVLLGCGTISSTCGQLASYPLALIRTRMQAQASMEGLEQVSMTKLTKRILEKEGFFGLYRGILPNFMKVIPAVSISYVVYEYMKTGLGIK; encoded by the exons ATGTATCACGCCGTGAGGAAGGTGTTTTTCACCGAGGCTCGGTGTCTGAACGACGGCACGAGCAAGAGCTTCGAGGCGCTTTTCGAGAAGTTGGATGTGAATAAGGATGGGAAGGTGGACATTGCGGAGCTGCGGGCAGGCCTGGCCTCCATGGGCTTCTCTCTGGGGTCGGACGCGGCTCAG AAAATCGTTTCTTCTGGAGACTCAGATAAAGACGAGCAGCTTGACTTTTTAGAGTTTTCCAACTACCTGAAGGAACATGAGAAAAAGCTGAATCTGACTTTCAAGAGTCTAGACAAAAACAATGACG GACGCATTGATTGCTCAGAGATTCAACAGGCATTTAAAGAGCTGGGTATGAACATATCGaaggaaaaagcagaaaaagttCTTCAAAG CATTGACGTGGATGGCACTATGACAGTTGAGTGGAATGAATGGAGGGAGCACTTCCTCTTCAACCCAGCCACCGACCTGGAGGAGATCATACGCTACTGGAAACACTCTACT GTGTTGGATATAGGCGACAGTCTCACCATCCCAGATGAGTTCACAGAAGAGGAGAAGACGAGTGGTCTGTGGTGGAAGCAGCTGTCTGCAGGCGCGGTGGCAGGGGCAGTGTCGCGCACAGGAACAGCTCCTCTGGACCGAATGAAAGTGTTTATGCAG GTTCATGCCTCAAAATCCAACCAAATCAGTCTGATCAGTGGGTTCAAGCAGATGATTAAAGAGGGTGGTATCGCATCTTTGTGGCGGGGCAATGGTGTCAACGTACTGAAGATTGCTCCAGAAACAGCCATCAAGTTCATGGCATATGAGCAG TATAAGAAGCTGCTGACGTCAGAGGGAGGGAAAGTTCAGACCCACGAGAGGTTCATGGCAGGTTCTCTGGCTGGAGCCACAGCACAGACAGCCATCTACCCTATGGAG gtGATGAAGACGAGACTGACGCTGAGGAAAACCGGACAATATTCAGGAATGTTCGACTGTGCCAAGAAGATTCTGAGGAAAGAAGGATTGAAGGCTTTTTATAAAGGCTACATTCCCAATATCCTGGGCATCATTCCCTATGCAGGAATAGACCTGGCTGTCTATGAG ACCCTAAAGAATACCTGGTTGTCACGCTATGCTACAGAGTCTGCTAACCCTGGAATACTGGTTCTGCTGGGGTGTGGTACCATCTCCAGCACATGCGGTCAGCTGGCCAGTTACCCTCTCGCCCTGATCCGGACACGCATGCAGGCCCAGG CATCTATGGAGGGCTTGGAGCAGGTGTCCATGACCAAACTGACAAAAAGGATCTTGGAGAAGGAAGGCTTCTTTGGCCTGTACCGTGGCATTTTACCCAACTTCATGAAAGTGATTCCTGCTGTCAGCATCAGCTACGTGGTGTACGAGTACATGAAGACTGGTTTAGGCATTAAGTGA